From Ursus arctos isolate Adak ecotype North America unplaced genomic scaffold, UrsArc2.0 scaffold_11, whole genome shotgun sequence, the proteins below share one genomic window:
- the NPM2 gene encoding nucleoplasmin-2 isoform X2, whose product MNLSSTSSAAEKAPRAMLWGCELNQEKRTWTVKAQKEGKQDCKLLLSTVALMGLELSPPVTFQLRAGSGPVFLSGQECYNTADLSWDEEEEELEEEEGDSDEVDDQDEDEDDVDVSLEEETPVKQVKRLASQKQASIAKKKKVEKEEEAVRPSLKDKSPVKKAKPTLKPKKPGSKK is encoded by the exons ATGAACCTCAGCAGCACGAGCAGCGCGGCCGAGAAGGCGCCCAGGGCCATGCTCTGGG GCTGTGAGCTAAACCAGGAGAAGCGGACTTGGACGGTCAAAGCCCAGAAGGAGGGGAAGCAGGACTGTAAGCTGTTGCTCAGTACG GTCGCCCTCATGGGATTGGAGCTTTCTCCTCCAGTCACTTTCCAGCTCCGGGCTGGCTCTGGACCCGTGTTCCTCAGTGGCCAGGAATGTTACA ACACGGCAGACCTGTCCTGGgacgaagaggaggaggaactggaggaggaggaaggggacagcGATGAGGTTGATGACCAGGACGAGGACGAGGACGATGTAGATGTGTCCCTAGAGGAGGAGACTCCTGTTAAACAAGTCAAGAGGCTGGCGTCCCAGAAGCAGGCAAGCATTGCCAAG aaaaaaaaggtggaaaaagaagaggaggcagTGAG ACCCAGTCTTAAAGACAAGAGTCCTGTGAAAAAG gCCAAACCCACACTGAAACCCAAAAAGCCAGGATCCAAGAAATGA
- the NPM2 gene encoding nucleoplasmin-2 isoform X1, with translation MNLSSTSSAAEKAPRAMLWGCELNQEKRTWTVKAQKEGKQDCKLLLSTICLGEKAKEEVNLVEILPPASQEDKKTKPITIASLQASVLPMVALMGLELSPPVTFQLRAGSGPVFLSGQECYNTADLSWDEEEEELEEEEGDSDEVDDQDEDEDDVDVSLEEETPVKQVKRLASQKQASIAKKKKVEKEEEAVRPSLKDKSPVKKAKPTLKPKKPGSKK, from the exons ATGAACCTCAGCAGCACGAGCAGCGCGGCCGAGAAGGCGCCCAGGGCCATGCTCTGGG GCTGTGAGCTAAACCAGGAGAAGCGGACTTGGACGGTCAAAGCCCAGAAGGAGGGGAAGCAGGACTGTAAGCTGTTGCTCAGTACG ATTTGCTTGGGGGAGAAAGCCAAAGAAGAGGTGAACCTCGTGGAAATTCTGCCCCCAGCCAGCCAGGAAGACAAGAAGACCAAGCCCATCACCATTGCTTCCCTTCAGGCCTCTGTGCTACCTATG GTCGCCCTCATGGGATTGGAGCTTTCTCCTCCAGTCACTTTCCAGCTCCGGGCTGGCTCTGGACCCGTGTTCCTCAGTGGCCAGGAATGTTACA ACACGGCAGACCTGTCCTGGgacgaagaggaggaggaactggaggaggaggaaggggacagcGATGAGGTTGATGACCAGGACGAGGACGAGGACGATGTAGATGTGTCCCTAGAGGAGGAGACTCCTGTTAAACAAGTCAAGAGGCTGGCGTCCCAGAAGCAGGCAAGCATTGCCAAG aaaaaaaaggtggaaaaagaagaggaggcagTGAG ACCCAGTCTTAAAGACAAGAGTCCTGTGAAAAAG gCCAAACCCACACTGAAACCCAAAAAGCCAGGATCCAAGAAATGA